GGACCATAGGCCGTTGGCTCTGCGGCAACAGCACGTGCAATACGCTCAGGGTCAATCTGCTTCAGCGCCAGATCTTCGATCATCCTCACGGCTGTTGCGGGATCGCGCCAGATCACGGACCCGGTTGCGGCGAGTGCTGCTCTCACCTGTTTGTACTGCTCAGTCTCGGTCACGCGCTTGCGCGCCTCCTCATCGAGGCTTGCCCTGAATTTCGTGACCGCCGGCAACATTGCAGGAGATGCGAGTTGGGCGAGACGCACCTCTTCTGCAATCGATCGGGTAAGGGAGTTCACTGCGGGTAATGGAGCGGAAGCATCCGCCGCCGGAGCGTGCAAGGCGTCTTTGCCGTGTGTTGCGTGAATAGCAGGATTCCGCCCCGAAGTTTCGATTGCGACCCCGAAGGACACGTTCGCACGTTGCCAGAGCCGCGTTACCTGATCACCTTGTATGGCAAGCCAATTGGATAGACGTTCAACCCGTGCCTCGACGGCGTAACCATATTCCGCGATAGCGTCGATGCCGCGCCGCCTTGCGAAATCGAAAGCCACGGATCGATAAGACGCCTCGTTTTCGAAATCGAGCGTCGTCGTCTTTTCGCCGGAGCGCGACAGCCGTTCAATCAGTTGCGCAAAGAGCGTCGGAGGGCGATGTTCGGCGGTAAGTTGCTCCATCAGAGCCTCGGCCTTATCAATTGAATATGCCGTCCAAATGTTGCGGTCGACAACGCGATCCTCAAAATGCCTCGCTCCCGTTTCCTCATCAACAACGGGCATTTTAACGGTAACTTTTTCAGTCCCCTCCTTGCGCATGGTCACTGTATCCCCGATCCCGACGCCAGCCGCCTCAAGCGCCTTGGGCAGATTGACGCCCCAAAGGCGATGCGTGGTTCCATCGTTCGTTCTGACATCAACATAAGGAGAAGGATCGGCGTCGTCCCGCTTGCCAAACTTCGCAAGTCCGATTTCAACAAGCTCACCGATAATGCCAGCGGCATGCTCGACGCGGGCCGTCTTGCCCCGTTCGAACTTTGGCTGAAAATCTTCCCTTGCCGCATAAAGATCGACACGCTCGCGATGACGCGTCATGGCAACATATGTCAGGTGCCGGTCCATCATGCCGGTTGCCAGCACGAAAGCGCGGTCGAAGGTCGATCCTTGGCTCTTGTGAATCGTCGCGGCGTAACCGTGGTCGACATTGCGATAAGTGTCTTCCGCGAACATGACATCCCGGCCACTGTCCAACCGAACGAAAAGAAATGGTTCCCCTCCTCGACCCGCCGTCGATACGACCGTTCCAAACATGCCGTTTTTGACATGCTGAACAGCGAGGTGAGAGGCCTTGGGTTCGACGAACCGCGCATTTTCCAGGAAAATGATCCGGTCTCCCTTGCTAAACTCACGTATGCCGCGCTCTGTGCGAAAGGACCTGCCTTCGCCAAGCGCATCCTGTTGTGACATGACCGCACGGATCGCGTCGTTGAGGCGTCTCACGTCACTGTGGGTGTGGGCCAGAACCATCAACTCGTCGCCACGCAACTTTCGACCTTCGATCTCCGCCTTGGCAATGGCATCAAGGCGAGCACTGGCCCAATCAGAGACGATGCGTTGAACCGCATCATTACGCGTTTCACTTTCGAGGAGATGGCCATGGGCGCTATAGGCACTCAAGGCTTCCTCAACATTTCCACGGGCAAACAGACGGGACGCCTCTCGCGCCCATTCGTGTCTCTGGCGCCGAACGCCGACCAATTCGGCAAAGCCGATGCGCTCGACGATGGCGCGGAAGGCAGCCCCCGCCTGGATCGGCTGAAGCTGCATCGCGTCGCCGACAAGAACTGCTTTCGCGCCCGCACCCTCGACGCGTTTGAGAAGACGCGCCATCTGTTCCGACGACACCATGCCAGCTTCATCTAGGACCAAGACGTCGCCCTTCTGCAGGAGGTCATAGTCGTTTTTCCAGGCAAGCTCCCAAGCGGCAATCGTACGTGAACGGATCCCGGAACTACCGGTCAATGCCTCTGCCGCCTTGCCGGCGAGCGCTGCTCCGAGAACGCGCCTGCCGTCTCCTTCCCAGGCGAGACGTGCCACACTCAGCAATGTCGACTTGCCAGCGCCCGCGATACCGACGACTGCGGCAATGCCGCTATCGGCCGTGATATGTCGAACCGCATCGATCTGCTCAGCGTCGAGGCGAATGGCCTTGTCTGACACCGCCTCGATCTCACCTATCGCAGCATCAACTTGGGATGACGATACCGCGAAGCCACCAATGTTGGAGAGATTGAATGCCGACCGCGCCATGTGAAATTCGGTCCTGATCGTCGCGCGCGTCGTGAAGACTGCCGGCAGCTCGACCCCACCGGTTTCCGCACTCACCTGCTGCGGCCGAAGCATTACCAAATCATCCGATGTCATCAGTTTCGCTCGGATATTGGTAAAGACGATTGGGTCATCAACGTAGCGGTGCAGGGCACGGGCGATCTCGGCTTCACCGAAAGTCGAACGTTCGTTGCTGAGTTGCCGAAGCAATAGACCGGGATCGGCAGCGAGGCGATCCGCAGCCTCGTAACGCTGCGCCAATGCCGCAGGGGCGAAATGGACATCGGCACCTTTGCGTAGAAGCGCCGTGCGTGCAGGACCGACATGGCGCCGCCCCACTCCCCGCAACCCCTGCTCCTCATAGGAGCGGCCCTCTATGCGAATATCGTGACCGGCAAGTGCCAGATGGTGCGTTACCGTTTGAGCCCAGGCAAGCTTCCACTCCTCCATCGTTTCCTTGTTGCCCGCCCACCGACGGTAAATAATTGTTCCTTTCGGCTTATCGGGGGTTTTGAGCCGCAATGGCTCGCCCCTGTCGTCGACGATAGCGACTAGCTTCGGGCCAAACCCTTCCGTGGTCAGCGGACGCAGGGTGGTCATAACGTGGACGTGCGGATTGCCCTTCTTGTCGTGATAGACCCAGTCTGCCACCATTCCGCGCGACACCAGGTTCTCGCGAACGAAGTCGCGCACGAGGGCGATATTCTCCTTCCTGCTGAGCTCGTTTGGAAGCGCAAGGATGAGCTCGCGGGCCAACTGTGCATCCCGCCGGGTCTCGAAACAATCGACAGCATTCCAGAGCGCTTCGCTGGCGCCGGCAACCGATCGTCCGTCAATTAAAATTCGCAACCATGCCGGCGTATCGTCGGGCAGAGCAAGTTCCTCATGGATGAGTTCGTCCGCCCTTGCCGAGTAGTGGAACTTAATCCCCACCTGCTCCTCCGTCATCTTAGTGCGATGACGATAGGCTGCAGCCGAGACAATGCTCTGTCCCGCTCCGCGGCTGATCAATTTCGCTCTCAAAAACATAATAGCCAAATTTTACTCTACCCTTTCTGGCACCTTGGTGCCGCGAAGATATCGAGATCGTTGGCGAAAAGGCCTGGAAGAGACCAATTTTCCAGAATGAATTCCACTCTCCTATATTATTTTAGCCGATTTGACTACAGTATTTAATGCAGTATAAGAGATGCGATCAGACCCGACCCTGCTGAAAGGAAGGACAGATATGCGTGCAAGAACCACGGTTTCCGAGATTGACACACAGATCGAGCTGCTCGCAGAGAAACGAAAGAACATGGTCGCCAAGGCCAATGAACGTTTCGCTAGTGCGGCACGGAGGGCCGGTCTTGCCGAACTGGACATTTCCGATGCCGAGCTCAATGACGTTTTCGCCGAGATCAGAGCGCGATTTCGCGACGACGAAAAAAGGACAGCGGGCGAATCCGCTTAAGAGGCTCGATCAGCGGATTATGCTTCTCGAACGAAGGCGGCAGCGCGAGATGACAAGCGATCGCAAGCGTGAAACGCGCGAAAAGATGATCTTCGGCGGATTGATCATCAAGGCTGGCTTGAGAAAAGCCGATCGCGCGTTCCTGCTCGGTGCCTTGATCGAAGCCAGCCGGATCCCGCCAGATACCGCGCAGTACCGTGAGCTTCACAAGATTGGTATGGAAGCGTTCCGAGCCGATGCACGCATGAATAATTCGGAGAGCAAGGATCTAGATGTTTGACCCAGGCTTTGATCCCGCCGACGATACCCCCTCTGACAGGTTCATCTTTACATTGAGGCCTTTGCCTCGCTCGGTCTTGGGACGATGATAGGGGGCAATAGCTTCGCGGTTGAATCCACTGAAAAACAGCATGGTTCGCCGAAGCGGACGCAGCCGCCGATCATGACCGCGCACCGCTGATACTTCCCGCAGTTGCCGTAGCTTTACACGTCAGCAGAAAGGGACTTGCCGTAGCGGTGGAGCAGCCGCGCGACGTCGCTTTGCATGGCAGACAGGGGATGCGTCGCCTTCGCCTCGAAGGCGATCGGTTTGCGCTCGAAGACCGCGTAGCAGACCTCGCTGGGATCATGCCGGGACAGATAGGCAATCCCGTCCGGCTCCTCCGGATGATCCCAGAGCGCATCGGCCCATGCGCCGCATGGCTCATAGGGGCCGGTGGAGATTGAATTATCCGTGCCGAGGATCTGCAGCCCGGCGCCGTGCATCGTCACCATGCGCAGAGCCGTCCGGCTGGTGAGCTCCGTTACCGACCGGGTGACAATTTCGCGTTCTGCAACCATCAGCCGTTGCGGGTTGCGCAGGATCGTCTCGGCGAACGCGCCTGCGAAGGCGTGGCCGATATAGAGCACGCCGAATCGTCCACTTGCGCTATCAAATCGATAAATTGGATCGTGGCCGGCTCCCGGTCCGAAAAACACCGGATCAAAGCTCGATCGGTGAATCCGGTGCAACACCGATCCGGCCGGAATGGTCGTGATCGGTAAGTTCGCATTCTTCAACCAATCGGGCGGCGGCGCCGCCGCCCCGGACGGTCCTCGCGCCGGCGGGGCCATCAGGCGAAGCCGTCGCCGGTATTGGCGCGGACTAGCCGCTCGACCGCGCCGAGATCACCCTGGCGCAAAGCCTCCAATGGCGACCGGCCGCCGAGCGCGCTATCCCGCGCAAGCAGAAAATCGAGCGTAGCCCAGGCGCCTTGGTCCGCGAGACCGCGAACGACCTCGGCTATCCCCGGCAAAACCTCTCCGTCCCGGAACTGGCAGGCTGGATATTTCCAGTCGCTTCCCTCCCGGACGCCAAGGATCGCGTTGCCCCGACGCCGCTTGTCGATCGCTTGGCGGGTGATGCCCGCAATTTTGCCGGCTTCTTCGGCGGAAAGGACGCCGCCGGCACGTAGGAGCAGTTGGTTCCGATGCTCGACATTGCGCGCGAGCGCCGGGACCATCGGGTCGAGATTGCTCACCGCCTCCCCGATAAACTCGGGATGGCTGAGGATTTGCGCGAGCGTTCCTGCGCCCGTCGGCGCGCCGAGAGCCGCCGTGAGCGCCTTCGACGGTGTTGTCGCGGCAATCCGTTCGAGTGCCGACATTGCACGACGCAGAAATGCGGCCTGGACGGAATCCGGGTCGGTCTGGAAACTCAGCACGAGCTCAGTTGAATGCGGGGCGCGAGGCATAGTGGCCTCCTCTGGTTGTCTTAGGATTTATATAGTAACGAAAACTACTGCGTCAACTCGCTCGATGGGGTTCTTTTACATCATTGACGAGAAACGAGGGCTTCGTCTGCATGAGTTAGGGGCGATCCCTCTTCAGGGCGCGGCTCTACTCGCGTCCTGCCGGTCACTGCCGGAGCCCGCAAGCGGTCTCCGCGCATGCGGTCACGCTCCTCTCGCGGGGGTATGATCAGCGGGCGGCGAGCGTCCAGCAGGGCCCGACGAGTACTCATGAGGAAGCGTCTCCTGCCTGTGCCGGTCGCTGGAGTGGTCGCCGCGTCGGCGGCACGGTTCGGCGTTGAGCGGCGCCGGGCGACCGGGAGGGCCGAGGAAGTGCGGCCGGGACGAAGCGGTGCATTGCCCGCCGTGAAGACGATCTGCTTGTCTGCCCGCATCCGCAGCACTTCATGCGGCTGGATCAGCGGCCGCGCTGCAAGCTGCTTCGATCGCGTGCGCGACGAACCCGACGCCTGCGATGACCGGCCGACCTGGTCGATCTCGACCGTCGTCGTGCCGCAGCGCTTCGAGATGTAGTCGGCCGTCTCCGGATCATTCACTGCCGCGAAGCTAATCCAACTCGCGCTCTCGAACCATTTGCTGGCGGCATCGCGCCCGCCATAGGTTTCGCGCATCTGGCCAATGCTCTGAAACAACAGCAACAGCGTGATGCCGTACTTGCGGCCTGCGTCGCGTGCCGTCTCCAGGATCCGCATGAAGCCGAGACGCGCGACCTCATCGAGGAGGAACAGGTGCAATCTTACTCGCCGCGCTCAACCTCGAGAGCGGCAATTTCGTCGGAAATTTCCGCAATCCGTTGCCGGAGCTCTGCTTCGGTACCGTCGTCCACCTCGCCTTCGCCGAAACAATAGCGCGCTATATGCAGCTCGAGCTTGGCCTCAAGTTGTTCGCGCTGGGTACGGAGTTGTTTAAGGTAGCTGTTTCGCATCGCGAACCGCTCTTTCAGAGAAAAGAAAATAGGTCTCACCAAATAAATGGGGTCGAAACCGGAAAGTTTCGATAGGCATCCTATGCATCCGCCCCAACGCTGTATCGCAACGTGCCACAAGACCATAATTTTCAAGCCATGCCGAAGCGGCCGACCGGTCATCACATTCATGCGACCCACACCTAAAATGATCCCGAAGGCAAATATTAGACGCTGACATCAGCTTCGAATTCGGGCTAATTCAGGTGAAGTGTTCGAGGTATGTTGTGTTGAA
The Rhizobium sp. 11515TR DNA segment above includes these coding regions:
- a CDS encoding DNA-binding protein; protein product: MPRAPHSTELVLSFQTDPDSVQAAFLRRAMSALERIAATTPSKALTAALGAPTGAGTLAQILSHPEFIGEAVSNLDPMVPALARNVEHRNQLLLRAGGVLSAEEAGKIAGITRQAIDKRRRGNAILGVREGSDWKYPACQFRDGEVLPGIAEVVRGLADQGAWATLDFLLARDSALGGRSPLEALRQGDLGAVERLVRANTGDGFA
- a CDS encoding conjugal transfer protein TraD, whose amino-acid sequence is MTSDRKRETREKMIFGGLIIKAGLRKADRAFLLGALIEASRIPPDTAQYRELHKIGMEAFRADARMNNSESKDLDV
- a CDS encoding TraC family protein, with the translated sequence MRARTTVSEIDTQIELLAEKRKNMVAKANERFASAARRAGLAELDISDAELNDVFAEIRARFRDDEKRTAGESA
- the traA gene encoding Ti-type conjugative transfer relaxase TraA, with product MAIMFLRAKLISRGAGQSIVSAAAYRHRTKMTEEQVGIKFHYSARADELIHEELALPDDTPAWLRILIDGRSVAGASEALWNAVDCFETRRDAQLARELILALPNELSRKENIALVRDFVRENLVSRGMVADWVYHDKKGNPHVHVMTTLRPLTTEGFGPKLVAIVDDRGEPLRLKTPDKPKGTIIYRRWAGNKETMEEWKLAWAQTVTHHLALAGHDIRIEGRSYEEQGLRGVGRRHVGPARTALLRKGADVHFAPAALAQRYEAADRLAADPGLLLRQLSNERSTFGEAEIARALHRYVDDPIVFTNIRAKLMTSDDLVMLRPQQVSAETGGVELPAVFTTRATIRTEFHMARSAFNLSNIGGFAVSSSQVDAAIGEIEAVSDKAIRLDAEQIDAVRHITADSGIAAVVGIAGAGKSTLLSVARLAWEGDGRRVLGAALAGKAAEALTGSSGIRSRTIAAWELAWKNDYDLLQKGDVLVLDEAGMVSSEQMARLLKRVEGAGAKAVLVGDAMQLQPIQAGAAFRAIVERIGFAELVGVRRQRHEWAREASRLFARGNVEEALSAYSAHGHLLESETRNDAVQRIVSDWASARLDAIAKAEIEGRKLRGDELMVLAHTHSDVRRLNDAIRAVMSQQDALGEGRSFRTERGIREFSKGDRIIFLENARFVEPKASHLAVQHVKNGMFGTVVSTAGRGGEPFLFVRLDSGRDVMFAEDTYRNVDHGYAATIHKSQGSTFDRAFVLATGMMDRHLTYVAMTRHRERVDLYAAREDFQPKFERGKTARVEHAAGIIGELVEIGLAKFGKRDDADPSPYVDVRTNDGTTHRLWGVNLPKALEAAGVGIGDTVTMRKEGTEKVTVKMPVVDEETGARHFEDRVVDRNIWTAYSIDKAEALMEQLTAEHRPPTLFAQLIERLSRSGEKTTTLDFENEASYRSVAFDFARRRGIDAIAEYGYAVEARVERLSNWLAIQGDQVTRLWQRANVSFGVAIETSGRNPAIHATHGKDALHAPAADASAPLPAVNSLTRSIAEEVRLAQLASPAMLPAVTKFRASLDEEARKRVTETEQYKQVRAALAATGSVIWRDPATAVRMIEDLALKQIDPERIARAVAAEPTAYGPLRGSGRMIDRLLAGGRERRKALQAVNAVGADIHSLGRYYLSAFETEKSAVMIERERMAIAIPGLTRIAQNELRHITSETEKNPRELARLVQSLSSDVRQEFSVVSKALDARFGPGAILRNETDVANMVSKSQQTVFKSILGQLRTIQRAVAIDRTEEIIAERQRRTINRARGIDR
- a CDS encoding RES family NAD+ phosphorylase, which codes for MMAPPARGPSGAAAPPPDWLKNANLPITTIPAGSVLHRIHRSSFDPVFFGPGAGHDPIYRFDSASGRFGVLYIGHAFAGAFAETILRNPQRLMVAEREIVTRSVTELTSRTALRMVTMHGAGLQILGTDNSISTGPYEPCGAWADALWDHPEEPDGIAYLSRHDPSEVCYAVFERKPIAFEAKATHPLSAMQSDVARLLHRYGKSLSADV